The sequence below is a genomic window from Lelliottia sp. JS-SCA-14.
GTGCTTTATCAATCGCTGCGCGCAGACGTGGGTTAGAACCCGCATCGCCGCCGCCCAGACGGGCTGCCGTCACCAGCTCACGAATGATTTTGGTAAAGATCTTACCGCGTTTGGCATCCTGTGCTGCTTTGCGATGCTTCGTGTTGGCCCACTTACTATGACCTGCCATAAAAAGTTCTCCATTTCCCGTCGCCTTTCAGCCCTCAGGTGCGTTGGCTGCGCCCGCTCGCACCCATCACTTACTGAAGTAAGCTCAGGGTGACTCTCGGTCTTGCCGCCTTCCTGAGAACTGAAATTCTTGGGAAAACTAATTAACGTTAATTACAAATTCTTCAATCGCCTGCCGGTTGCTCCACGACTTGGTTAAGGTGGCCGCTTCGGCCGCCTCAACCCAGCGGTAGGTCAGATGTTCGGTGAACACGATCTGCCGTTCATGGGGAAGCGCAAGACAGAACCACGATTCTTTATTGCGCTTGATTCCCGGAGCATAGCGATGACGTAAATGGCTAAAAATTTCAAACTCCACCGTGCGCTGACAGTCCTTCAGGGTCAGTTGCTCCTGAGCAACATTAATGGTGACCTCTTCATTTACTTCACGCGCGGCGGCCTGCGACGCGGTTTCGCCCTCTTCCAGGCTGCCGGTAACCGACTGCCAGAAATCGGGATCGTCGCGCCGCTGCAACATCAGCACCCGCTTCGTATCTTCTGCATAGATGACCACCAGAACAGAAACGGGAAGCTTATATGACATGCTAGTCGTTCGCCTCTAACTCACCTTTATCTTTCGGCTTAACCTGAATGCCCAACTCAGCCAGAGAGGCCGGGTTAGCAAAGCTTGGCGCTTCGGTCATCAGACACGCAGCGGCGGTGGTTTTCGGGAAGGCAATCACATCACGAATGTTATCCGTGCCGGTCAGCAGCATGGTCAGACGATCCAGACCAAACGCCAGGCCCGCGTGCGGAGGCGTGCCGTATTTCAGGGCATCCAGCAGGAAGCCGAACTTCTCGCGCTGCTCTTGCTCGTTAATGCCCAGAATGCCGAACACGGTCTGCTGCATTTCGCCGCTGTGGATACGCACGGAACCGCCGCCTACTTCATAACCGTTAATCACCATATCGTAGGCGTTCGCAACCGCCTCTTCCGGTGCAGCTTTCAGTTCGCTCGCGGTCATGTCTTTCGGTGCGGTGAACGGGTGGTGCATCGCCGTCAGGCCGCCTTCACCGTCATCTTCAAACATTGGGAAGTCGATCACCCACAGCGGAGCCCATTTGGCTTCGTCAGTCAGGTTCAGGTCTTTACCCAGTTTGAGGCGCAGAGCGCCCAGCGCATCGGCAACCACTTTCTTGTTGTCTGCGCCGAAGAAGATCATGTCGCCGTCCTGTGCGCCGGTGCGCTCAAGGATCGCTTCCACGATGTCTGCGTTCAGGAATTTCGCCACCGGGCTGGTGATGCCTTCGATGCCTTTCGCACGTTCGGTGACTTTAATATAAGCCAGGCCTTTCGCGCCGTAGATTTTGACGAAATTGCCGTAGTCATCAATTTGTTTACGGCTCAGTTGCGCACCGCCTGGTACGCGCAGAGCAGCCACACGACCTTTCGCATCGTTAGCCGGGCCGGAGAAGACCGCAAACTCAACCGCTTTCAGCAGGTCAGCAACGTCCACCAGTTCCATCGGGTTACGCAGGTCTGGTTTGTCAGAGCCGTAACGACGTTCTGCTTCGGCGAAGGTCATGATCGGGAAATCGCCCAGATCCACACCCTTCACGTCCTGCCACAGGCCGCGCACCAGCGCTTCCATGATTTCGCGCACCTGAGGTGCGGTCATGAAGGAGGTCTCGACGTCGATTTGGGTGAATTCAGGCTGACGGTCAGCGCGCAGGTCTTCGTCACGGAAGCATTTCACGATCTGATAGTAGC
It includes:
- the nudB gene encoding dihydroneopterin triphosphate diphosphatase, which encodes MSYKLPVSVLVVIYAEDTKRVLMLQRRDDPDFWQSVTGSLEEGETASQAAAREVNEEVTINVAQEQLTLKDCQRTVEFEIFSHLRHRYAPGIKRNKESWFCLALPHERQIVFTEHLTYRWVEAAEAATLTKSWSNRQAIEEFVINVN
- the aspS gene encoding aspartate--tRNA ligase; its protein translation is MRTEYCGQLRQSHVGQQVTLCGWVNRRRDLGSLIFIDLRDREGIVQVFFDPDRADALKLASELRNEFCIQVTGTVRARDEKNINADMATGAIEVLASDLTIINRSESLPLDSNHVNTEEARLKYRYLDLRRPEMAQRLKTRAKITSLVRRFMDDHGFLDIETPMLTKATPEGARDYLVPSRVHKGKFYALPQSPQLFKQLLMMSGFDRYYQIVKCFRDEDLRADRQPEFTQIDVETSFMTAPQVREIMEALVRGLWQDVKGVDLGDFPIMTFAEAERRYGSDKPDLRNPMELVDVADLLKAVEFAVFSGPANDAKGRVAALRVPGGAQLSRKQIDDYGNFVKIYGAKGLAYIKVTERAKGIEGITSPVAKFLNADIVEAILERTGAQDGDMIFFGADNKKVVADALGALRLKLGKDLNLTDEAKWAPLWVIDFPMFEDDGEGGLTAMHHPFTAPKDMTASELKAAPEEAVANAYDMVINGYEVGGGSVRIHSGEMQQTVFGILGINEQEQREKFGFLLDALKYGTPPHAGLAFGLDRLTMLLTGTDNIRDVIAFPKTTAAACLMTEAPSFANPASLAELGIQVKPKDKGELEAND